The [Clostridium] scindens ATCC 35704 nucleotide sequence AATAGATATACGTATGGCGTTACCTGCTTTTTAAAGATATCGGAACGTTTTCCTGCCGGTGTCGTCATAACTTTATTTTTTCCTTTCGTCAACTTATCTCAACCCCTTCATTTAGGATGTTAGGGGATGTCGGTTAATACCGATTTTTAAACTCTAAATCCTAAAATAAGAATCTCCCATAAAAATCAGTGTTTTTCATACTTGATATTCTTTGGGAGATTCTTATTGTTCTTTTTCTGTATATATTTTAGGGCGCAAAACACCCATAACTGCATTTTTGAACATGCACATTTTTTAAGCCGTCTTTTCCTCGGTTTTTCCTTCGAATTTTTTAATCTCTTCATGAAGAAAACGATGATATTTATTCATGTTCCGACCAATGGCATACAGCATGAATTCTTTATACACCTTCTCTGACGTTCGGTAGTTGAATCTTCGGAAACTATCATTTTCCTTGATATCTCCAAAATGTCCTTCTGTCTGGATGGAACGGATCTGACGATTTAGAATCCCTTTCTCACTTTGGATGTTTGCATGGGATTCCTCTTTCAATGTTTCCCATTGTTCATTGATCTTCATAACTTTGTTTTTCTCAGCATCTTTTTCTGCGTTATATTTATATAAGCATTTCGCTTTGTGTTCACAACCACTACAGTCTGCACATCCGTATACCTCAAAAGTCTGGGTATAACCCGGCTGTTTTTTGGTCTCTGTGCGGATATGATGCAATCCTCTTCCGTCATGACAAACATAATACCGTTCATCCTCAAATATCTGTGTTTTCATGTTGTAATATTTTCCAATATCTTCTCTGTAAGCGCGTGTTTTCCGTTTTTCATGATCCTGCAGCTTGATGTAACTGGATATCTTATTTTTCTTTAAATACAGAAGATTTTTCTCGCTACAATAACCGCTATCTGCGGTTACTTCTTCCAAAATCTCCCCAAATGCATTTTTATGCTTTTCTAAAACCGGAATCAGTGTGTTATAGTCTGTCCGGTCATTGCTTACATAAGCATGGACAATGAAATAATTCTCTACTGCGATCTGAACATTATATGCGGCTTTTAACTGTCCGTTCAGCATGTGATCTTCTTTCATTCTCATAAAGGTGGCTTCTAAATCTGTTTTGGAATAGCTGTTCCTGTCCTTTCCCATGATCTCAAAACATTCTTTGTATCCCATAAGGCGTTCGCCGCAGGTTTCTAATTCCTCATAAAGCTGCTGGAGCTCCGATTTCCTCTTCCCTTTTCCGTAAACAAACGCAATCTGTTCCTTCTCTGCGATCTGAGTCAGATTTTTCTGAAGTTTCAAAATCTCCAATGGGGAACAGTTGTCAATCTCGATGATCGTATTATTGGACAACTTTTTATGTTTTGTCAGTTTTCGCTTCCGGTTCTTTTCAATGACATCTCTTACCTTATCCATTCCTTCGATCACAAACATATGTGCATGGGGAATGTCATATTTTATGCCATACTCATTTTCATCTATCCATGCATTATACTTCTGATACAGTGAATCAATCATATCGAGTAAGCCTGCGAGATGATAATTGATCGTCCCTCTCCACACAAATGTATAGCGGTTTGCATTGGCCTCTATTTTTGTTCCATCAATAAAAAGGGATTTCAATGTGATCAGTCCTTCTTTTTGCAGGCGGCGGAGAAACTGGTAATTCAACTCATCCAATACATCTGCAGTCAGTCTTTTATTCTTGAACTCATAAAAAGCATCCCTTTTTGGTTTCTGACCTTTGGTAAGCCAGATAAATGCAAGGTCTCTTTCGCATAATTCCACAATACGGTCAACAGCTCTAATCCCACGCATGTTTGCGTAAGTAACTACGGCATACATCATAATTGGGTTATACCCGGTTCTTCCCTTATCTGAACAATTGGCCAACAAGCCAGAAAAATCTAATTCCTCCATCACTTTTTTCAGGGTATAGACTGGATCGTCGTCAGGTAAACACAATTCGAAGAAACTGAAGTTAATTTTCTGTTGCCCTAATTCAAAAAATTCGTTATAATACTTATTGTTTAGCATAGTTACATTATAACATGTAACGGAGAAGAGATGGTTGTCGTTAGCCATCTTTTTCTCTTTTATGGAAAAATTTCAGGGGCAGATGTGACCTGGTATGAGTCACATCTGCCCCTATTTGGAACTATCTATTTCCCGATAGCCCCATATTTCTTTGTCACTTATGTTCTATTTGCCAGTTCTTCTTACTCGAATGCAGGCTCCCAAATATCCTGGGTTGCTTTTAGCATATCTGCTGCAGAGGATGTATCTCCGTCAAGATACAGCTGTAACTGCTCGTCAAAACTTCTCATCAGGTCTTCAGATGTTGGAAGTCCCGTAAATTCGTTGATCGCGCGGCACTCCTGGAAGAGGTCGTATGCTTTCTGGAACAGTTCGTCATTCTTAGAGTAGTCTGGCTCTGCCGTAGAGTTTCCTGGGAATGCATTTGCCAGTTCAGACAGTTTTGCATTTACTTCAGGACTCATAAGATACTCAACAAACTGCATTGCTTCTTCCTTGTTCTCGCAGTTGTCTGCAATACCGATTCCCCAGTTGGCAACATCCATTCCGCTCTCTCCGTCAAAACCTTCCATTACAGGGAGCTTCATGAAGTCAAAGTTCAGATCCGGCGCGCCTTCCTTGATGGTTGTAAGGTGAGATACGCCATCCGTCATGAATGCAACACGGCCATTGGTAAACTCTTCAACCATATCGGATTCCTTCATTGCATAAGCGCCTTCTGCGATTACGCCTTTGTCGTTTAACTCTTTGACGAATTCAACCGTCTTTTCAAGGTCAGCGTTACCTGTAAGGTTCGGCTTGCCGTCTTTTAGCATGGAACCGCCGGATGCCCACAGCCAGCTCATGAACTGGTTCTGGATGCCGCTTGGAGACTCTGTTGACAATGGAATTGCCCATCCTGCGATGCTGCTGTCATATTTCTTAACAGCCTCGCATGCCGTGATGAACTCGTCCCATGTCGCAGGAACCTCATTCACGCCTGCTGCTTTGAGAATGTCCATGTTTACATACATTGGATATGCAAAATTAACTACCGGAATCATATATGTATTTCCTTCGTACTTAATCTGGTCTGACAGCTGGCTGTCATCATATCCGTCTTTTTCCATCAGTTCGGTCAAGTTCGCGATGGAACCTTGTTTCGCAAAGTCGTATACCCAGGATCCGTCAAGGCCTACTACATCTGCCATGGTCCCTGCTGCCGCGCCGGCTGCAATCTGAGTCTTGGTATCCGCATATGGGTTGCTTAAGAGTTTGATGTTGATGCCTGTATCTTTGGTGAAATCCTTACAGATATCATCCAGAGCGCCATCCGGAAGTTCAACTCCCCACCACTGCTGGAACTCAAGCGTTACGCCGTCTTTGCTGTCGCCGCCCTCGTCTTTTGAGTCTCCTTTTGAGCCGCATGCCGCAAGTGATAATACCATTGCGCCAACAAGTGCTGCCGAAAGCATTTTCTTAACTGTTTTCTTTTTCATAATTGCTCCTCCTTTAAAGAAATTTTTTTTCAGCAATTGGGCAGGCCTGTTTTGTAATCCCTTTGTGCAACCAGTTTATTTTGTCTAATATGACAATTTTTCCAAGCCTTTTTTCACAATCGCTTATGCCTTTTGTATAAATTCATTATAAAATAATATTTCATAATGTCAATAGTTTTTTGCTATTTCCACTAAAAACCATAATTTTGCACAACTTCTGCAACCCATATACATGCAAAAACACAAAAAGCCACGCTCTCGCGTAACTTTTTTTCATGTATTATCAAATTTATCATGCTTTTTGCATTGTAAATGCGAACGTCCTTTATATAAACAAAAAAATACCAAGAATCAACAACCGCCAATTCTTGGTATCCTTATTCAAGTGACTCCCAGGGGAATCGAACCCCTGATTCCAGCGTGAGAGGCTAGCGTCTTAACCGCTTGACCAGGGAGCCATCTCATATCGTACTTGCCTATTATAGCAAACAAATACAAAACAGGCAAGTACTTTTTACATATTTTTTCAATTTTTTTATCCGAATATCATGCTTGCATATCCCTGGATAAAAATGAACAGCACGATCACCGGAAGCACAAACGTAAGATAGAATCTTACTCCCCTGTTTTCCGGCACTTTCAGGCCTTTTCCCGCATTGGCTTCCTTAATAAAGTTGTCCCATCCCCAGCCATATCTGGTCACGCAGAACAATAGGTACACCAGGGAGCCCAGCGGAAGCAGGTTATTGCTTACAAGGAAATCTTCCATATCCATAATATTCTTGCCGCCGATCGTAAATCCTGCCCAGTCCGTCATTCCCAGAACGCACGGAATGCCAAGCAGAATCAGCAGCACGCCATTGATGGCAACCGACTTCTTCAAGCTCCATCCCCACAGATCACGTCCATACTGGATAATATTCTGGAACACGGCAATGATCGTAGATAATGCGGCAAATGTCATGAAGAGGAAGAACAAGGTTCCCCACAGCCTTCCCCCCGCCATCTCGCGAAATACATTGGGAAGCGTCACGAACACCAGCCCCGGCCCCTGTCCTGGATTGACGCCGAACGCAAAGCATGCTGGGAAGATAATCAGGCCTGCCACGACTGCCACAAACGTATCGAGAGCAGTTATGCTCACCGCTTCGCCCGCAAGGCTTCTCTCTTTGCCGATATAACTTCCGAATATGGCAAGAGAGCCCGCGCCTACGCTGAGGGTAAAGAAGGCCTGTCCCATGGCGGCGAATACTGCTTCTTTGATTCCCCTTTCTGCCATCTTCCCAAAATCCGGAAGGAGATAGAACTTCAGTCCATCCATCGCCCCCGGAAGCGTTACGGCTCTTACAACCAGCACGACCATAATCACAAGAAGGCTTGACATCATAATCTTCGTTATCAATTCCACGCCCTTTTGAAGCCCCATGGAGCAGATCAGAAGTCCGATCACAGAGATCAGAATCATCCAGAATAGCATCTCATTGCGGTCTCCGGTCAACCGACCGAATATATTCTCTACCTGCTTCGTATCCGCCCCCTTAAACTCTCCCTTCGCCATCTTCACAAAGTAAGCCAGCATCCAGCCTCCGATGGTGGTATAAAACATCATCAAAAGGTAGTTGGCAGCCATAGAAAAATACCGGAATATGTGCCACTTGCTTCCTTCCGGCTCCAATGCATTAAAGGACATGGCAGAACTTTTCTGGCTGCCTCTTCCTACTGAAAATTCCATAACTACTATTGGGAGTCCCAGAATCAGCAGGAAGAACAGATACATCAGCACGAATGCCCCTCCTCCATATTCTCCTGTTATGTACGGGAAACGCCATACATTTCCAAGCCCGATCGCACATCCTGCCGAGATCAATATGAACCCCAGCCTGGAAGAAAACTTCTCTCTCTTTTCCATACTCTTATCCTTTTCTTACTCTATCATTTTTACAGATTCATCTTGGGTATCTTCCAACAGTTCCGGATTAGACATCAGTTCCCTGATATGCTCCTCGGGAACCATAATCCGAAGCTGCCTGTTCAGGTTCTCAACCGTAACCTCATCGTGGGCGCCTCCAAATTCGCCGTCCAGCGTCCATGGAATCTCTTCCAGGGATTCAAAAGTAATGCGCCCGGTCTTGAAAGAATACATATGCTTGGTATCCACCTGCTCGATGAGAAGGGATGCCACGATCTCCTGCAGGGCAAGCGGATTCTTCGGCGTCTTAATCAATGTAACCTCGAACAGGCCGTCATCAAAGACCACCTGCTTGCCTATCATGTTGCGGAAGCCGCCTACCGACCGTGAGTTGGTCACCATTCCGAAGATGAATTCGTCTTCCAGCGTCTCCCCATCGTGGGTTACCTTGATTCGGTAGGACGGCACATTAAACAGACGCTTTGTTCCCTCCAGCACATACGCCAGATGCCCCAGCACATTCTTCATCTCCTGCTTCGTCTGATAGGAAACATCCGTAAAAAGGCCGAACGCCGCAATATACACGAAGATATCATCATTAAATTTTCCCACATCGCAGGGAAACAGCGTGCCATTCACCGCATTATCCGCTGCCCGAAGAAGTCCTTTCGGGATATGCAGGCTATTGGCAAAATCGTTGGTTGTGCCCGTTGGGATATAGCCGATGGGATCCCGCTTGTCTCTCTGCATCATCCCGGTTACCACTTCGTCAATGGTTCCGTCCCCGCCACTGCACACTACCAGATCATATTCGTCCGAATCGTACTCTGACACCTTCCTGTATGCGTCCCGGTATGACTGGGTGGGATAGGCCACCACTTCATAGCCCGCCTTTACGAATATGTCAATAATATCCGATAGTTTTGGCTTCAGAAGTTCCTTCCCCGCATGTGGATTATAGATAAACAGAAGACGTTTCATGATTCGTACCCCTCTTTCTTCCAAGTTCTTTTTCCTATATCATAAAAAGGGCATCCCCCTGCCCTTTTTACGTTGCTTGATTATGTATTATTTCCGGGTAGTCAGGAAACCTTCTACGCCGGCAACTGCCTCCTTTTCATCTTTTCCCTCTGCTACTACAGTAATGTCCTCGCCTTCCTGCAGGCTCAGGCTCATCATCCCCATAATACTCTTCGCATTAATCTTCTTATCCTCCATCTCAATGTATACCTGGCTTGCTTCCTGTACCAGATGCGCAACCGGACGGTCTTCCATTGCCATGTTCTTTTTAATAGTAACAGGTTTCTTAATCATAACGAATTGCTCCTCCTTACTGTTCCCTTAACTTTTCTGCTATTTCACTTAATTTCCTTAGTCGGTGGTTCACTCCGGATTTCCCTATCGGATTCTCCAGAAGCCCTCCAAGCTCCTTCAACGTTGCATCCGGATATTTCAGACGCGTAAGGGCGACGTCCTTTAATCCATCGGGCAACTTGTCAAAACCGATGTTGTCTCTTATATATATGATATCCTCCATCTGCCTGACCGAGGCAGAGACGGTTTTGTTAATGTTGGCTGTCTCACAGTTGACCTTGCGGTTGACGGTATTGCGCATCTCTTTCATGATCCTGACATTTTCCAGTTCCAGCAAGGCCACATGGGCCTCCATAATGTTCAATACGTCTACGATCTGCGATCCTTCTTTTAAATATACCACATAGGATTTCTTCCGCTTGACAATCTTGGCATCCATCTCGAAACTGTTGATCATATTTCTTAAATACTCCGCCTGCTTAAGAGTCCCGCATACAATCTCAAAATGATAGGACTTATCCGGATCGCTCATGGAGCCGGATGCAATGAATGCGCCGCGGATATATGCGCGCTTGCAGCATACGGCCTGTACAATAACATTCTCCACCGCCAGAAGTTCTTCTCCCTTGGCGCGGATATAATAACTGCAGCTTCCTTTGGCTGTATTCCTGCGAATCGCGATATCAGTACTTATATTAAATGTTTTTCCCAATAATGTAAAGCATTTTCTTGCAACTCCATCATTTTCCGTGTGAAGTTTCAATATGCAGCTCCCATAGCCATCTTTCTCAAAAGAGCCGGACATATGGACAAGCGCAGACAGTTCCGCAAGATTGCAGTGTCTTGCCTTTGCATAATGCTGTGCTAGTTCTTCCTTTATCTTTCCTGAAAATGACATTTTACGCTCCTACTTTGCCTTTGTGATCGCATCCTTCCCGATATCCCGGTGCTCGATGCGGATTCCATAATTCTCATTCTTCAGCAGGGCCTCGTACAACTCGTTTGCCAGCGTCACCGAACGGTGCTTTCCGCCGGTGCAGCCAATTCCGATCATCAGCCGGGTCTTTCCTTCCCGGATATAATTGGGGATCAGAAACTCTACCATATCCACCAGTTTCTCCATAAATTCCGAGGCATTGCCATTGTTCATGACATAATCCCTGACTTCTCTATCATTGCCGCTTTTGGGGCGTAATTCTTCTATATAATAAGGGTTTGGCAGAAAACGCACGTCAAACACCAGATCGGCCTCCGCCGGGATCCCATATTTGAATCCAAACGAAAGCACGGATATATAGAGGTTCTTATACTCTTTATTCCGGACAAATATCTTGTTCAGTTCTGCCTTAAGTTCTCTGGTCAGCATGTTGCTGGTGTCCACAAGGTAGTCAGCCCGCTTCCTTAGAAAAGCCGTCCGCTCCCTCTCCTTTTCAATGCCTTCCCTGACCGGGGCATCATTTCCTGAAAGCGGATGGCTTCTGCGCGTCTCCTTATACCGTTTGATCAATACGTCATCCACGCATTCCAGATACAATATCTCGTACTTCATGCCAGCCACATCCAGCTGGCCCAGAACCTTCTCCAGTTCCGAAAAACTCTGACCGCTCCTGATGTCCACCCCTATGGCCGCTTTATTGATCTCCGTTCCCGGTACCCTCAGCAGATCTGCCATCTTAGGAATCAGAGGCACCGGCAGATTATCCACGCAGAAATATCCCACGTCTTCCAGCATTTTAAGCGCCGTACTTTTGCCTGCCCCAGACATCCCCGTCACAATCACAAATCTCATCTTAGAACTCTCCCAGTCTCTTTACTTCCGGCTCCAGCCTTACGCCGAACTTTTCTTCTACCTGCTCTGACACCTTACGCATCAGTTCCGCCACATCCGCAGCTGTCGCATTGTCCTTGTTGATCACGAAGCCGCAATGCTTCATGGACACTTGGGCGCCGCCTACGCTAAAGCCCTGAAGTCCCGCATCCTGTATCAGTTTCCCGGCAAAATATCCCTCCGGCCTCTTGAAGGTGCTTCCGGCGCTGGGATATTCCAGCGGCTGCTTTGTGATCCGCTTCTCCTTCAGTTCATCCATCCGCGCCTTGATTTCCTCTTTTTCACCTTTTTGAAGACGAATCACCGCCTCCAGAACGATATAGCCTTTCTTTGCAATTATGCTGGTCCGGTATCCCAGTTCCAGCTTCTCATCCGGTATGGCCAGCACTTCTCCTTCTGGCGTAAGGACTGTCACTTCTCTTAGCACATCCTTCATCTCTTTGCCATAAGCCCCTGCGTTCATTACGCAGGCGCCTCCCAGCGCTCCGGGTATCCCGGCGGCAAACTCGAATCCGGCAAGCCCGGCTTCCAGAGCCTTGCTGGCAATGGCTGAAAGAAGCGCGCCTGCCTGGGCCTTTACCAGTTCTCCTTCTATCTGTATCTGGCTCATCTCTTTGAATATCTGTATGATCACTCCCCGGAATCCTTGATCGGACACCAGAAGATTGCTTCCATTTCCTACTATATAATAGGGGATCTCCCTCTCCTTGCACAGCCCGACGAGCCCCTGTACCTCCTCTGCTGTCTTCGGCTGCACGAAGAACTCTGCCGGCCCGCCTACCCGGAATGTGGTATGGTTCCTCATCGGCTCTTCAATCTGTATTTGTTCCTTCGATATAATATTTAATAATTCCTGATAAAAATCCTGATTCATATCATACTCCATCTCTAACATTATATACTACTTAATTTCTTCGTACATCATACACTAAATGACTTACAAATTCAACGCACTCTTGCAAATTCCCCATAAATGCGGTATATTAGTGCCAAGTAATTTAAAAATAAAAAAGGAGTGAACTTATCAATTGGACTCGAGTGACGTCACACAACTCATTATCCTACTAATTCTACTGGGGCTGTCTGCATTCTTTTCATCTGCAGAAACAGCGCTTACAACTGTAAACAAGATCCGCATCCGCAGTTTGGCTGAGGATGGGAACAAACGGGCAAAAACGGTGCTTAAGATTACCGACGATTCAGGCAAGATGCTCAGCGCTATCCTGATCGGCAACAACATCGTCAATCTGTCCGCCGCCTCCCTCACCACCAGCCTGGCATACAGTTTTGGCGGTTCCATGGTGGCAATTGCCAGCGGAATCCTGACCGTGCTGATCCTTCTCTTTGGAGAGATAACGCCGAAGACCATGGCAACCATCCATGCGGAAAAGATGGCACTTATCTACGCGCCGATCATCAGCATCTTCATGAAGGTCATGACGCCGGTCATCTTTATCATCAACGGACTATCCATCGGAGTGCTGTTCCTTCTGCGTGTCGATCCGAACGCAAAGAACGACCTTATGACTGAGACAGAACTGCGCACAATTGTAGATGTAAGCCATGAAGACGGAGTCATTGAATCCGATGAAAGAGAAATGATATATAACGTGTTCGATTTAGGCGATGCCAAGGCAAAGGATGTCATGGTGCCCCGCGTGCACGTGACTTTTGCAGATGTCAACAGTACCTATGAAGAACTGCTTGATATTTTCCGCGAAGACAAATTCACAAGGCTTCCTATTTTTGAAGATACTACCGACAATGTTGTTGGTACTATTAATATGAAGGACTTGCTCTTATATGACAATACAAAGGAATTTCATATCCGGGATATTTTGAGGGAGGCTTATTTTACCTATGAATACAAGAGCATCTCGGAATTGCTGGTGGAGATGCGTCAGGCTTCTTTCAACATCGCCATCGTTCTGGACGAGTACGGCGAGACCGCCGGCCTGATAACGCTGGAAGATATCCTGGAGGAAATCGTCGGCGAGATTCACGATGAATATGACGAGAATGAGGAAGACTTCGTCCAGGAAGTAACCGAGCGCGAGTATATTATCGAAGGCTCCATGAATCTGGACGACTTAAACGACCGGCTGGATCTGGATCTTAATTCGGAGGAATACGACTCCTTGGGCGGCTTTATCATCGAGAGGCTGGACCGTCTGCCAGAGGCGGGCGACAGCATCGTGACCGAGGAAGGAATCCGCATGGTCGTAGAAAAACTGGACAAGAACCGGATTGAGAAGGTACATGTCTACCTTCCAGAGCCCGTTATGGAAGAAACTCATACAGATGACTAAGAATCACAAGAACGGCATAGCCTTTTCGCTATGCCGTTCTTTTATATCCTGATATGTCCTTATTATTCTTGGTCTTTTACTTCTTCCCCGGCAAGCTTCAATATATCTTCAATCTCCGCTTCCGTGATTCCCAGCCTGTCCGCCACTTCCTCGACGCTTACTTTCCGCCCTAACTCCTCGCTCATGCCCTTGATCGTCTCGTCCAGTTCGGACACTCTCTCCACCATCTTCTTATCCTGACGCCTGGTCTCAGTCTGGGATTCCAGGAGCGCCTGCATCCCGGCGCGCACCGCTTCCATGACAGCCTCTTCATCCTCCTGCCCTTCCTTACACTCATCAAGCGCCATCATCAGGCTGATGTTGCCTTCCTGAATCATATCTCCGACAAATATCTCCACGTGATGCATCTTCAATGCCTCGTCCACGACCTTTGGAAGATAATAGGCCATCCGCGCTTCGTCAAGGCTCTTTCCCTGCATCTGGTCAATATCCTTTAAGTATTCCTCAATATAGGACTGTTCTTCATTGCTAAGGGATGCCGGTTCCTCTTTTCGTTCCTTGACTGTGCCGCTTTTGGGGACATAGCCGGTTACCGCTATCTTTTGTGCCAGAAGATACTCACATACCAAATCTATCTGCTCCTGGGAAAGGCGGTCTTCTTCAAAGTACAGTTCCACGTCCTCAAGCGCTATCTTGCCGCCCTGCTCCCGGGCCGCGCTAAGTATTCCGCTTAATTTTTCTTTAAATTCCAATCTATCAGCCATGCTTCATTCCTCCAGTACTTATTTCTATTGGAATATATTATCATAGTTATCTGCCCTACGTCAAAAAAAGAGCTGCTTTTG carries:
- a CDS encoding IS1182 family transposase: MLNNKYYNEFFELGQQKINFSFFELCLPDDDPVYTLKKVMEELDFSGLLANCSDKGRTGYNPIMMYAVVTYANMRGIRAVDRIVELCERDLAFIWLTKGQKPKRDAFYEFKNKRLTADVLDELNYQFLRRLQKEGLITLKSLFIDGTKIEANANRYTFVWRGTINYHLAGLLDMIDSLYQKYNAWIDENEYGIKYDIPHAHMFVIEGMDKVRDVIEKNRKRKLTKHKKLSNNTIIEIDNCSPLEILKLQKNLTQIAEKEQIAFVYGKGKRKSELQQLYEELETCGERLMGYKECFEIMGKDRNSYSKTDLEATFMRMKEDHMLNGQLKAAYNVQIAVENYFIVHAYVSNDRTDYNTLIPVLEKHKNAFGEILEEVTADSGYCSEKNLLYLKKNKISSYIKLQDHEKRKTRAYREDIGKYYNMKTQIFEDERYYVCHDGRGLHHIRTETKKQPGYTQTFEVYGCADCSGCEHKAKCLYKYNAEKDAEKNKVMKINEQWETLKEESHANIQSEKGILNRQIRSIQTEGHFGDIKENDSFRRFNYRTSEKVYKEFMLYAIGRNMNKYHRFLHEEIKKFEGKTEEKTA
- a CDS encoding ABC transporter substrate-binding protein; translation: MKKKTVKKMLSAALVGAMVLSLAACGSKGDSKDEGGDSKDGVTLEFQQWWGVELPDGALDDICKDFTKDTGINIKLLSNPYADTKTQIAAGAAAGTMADVVGLDGSWVYDFAKQGSIANLTELMEKDGYDDSQLSDQIKYEGNTYMIPVVNFAYPMYVNMDILKAAGVNEVPATWDEFITACEAVKKYDSSIAGWAIPLSTESPSGIQNQFMSWLWASGGSMLKDGKPNLTGNADLEKTVEFVKELNDKGVIAEGAYAMKESDMVEEFTNGRVAFMTDGVSHLTTIKEGAPDLNFDFMKLPVMEGFDGESGMDVANWGIGIADNCENKEEAMQFVEYLMSPEVNAKLSELANAFPGNSTAEPDYSKNDELFQKAYDLFQECRAINEFTGLPTSEDLMRSFDEQLQLYLDGDTSSAADMLKATQDIWEPAFE
- a CDS encoding sodium-dependent transporter; the protein is MEKREKFSSRLGFILISAGCAIGLGNVWRFPYITGEYGGGAFVLMYLFFLLILGLPIVVMEFSVGRGSQKSSAMSFNALEPEGSKWHIFRYFSMAANYLLMMFYTTIGGWMLAYFVKMAKGEFKGADTKQVENIFGRLTGDRNEMLFWMILISVIGLLICSMGLQKGVELITKIMMSSLLVIMVVLVVRAVTLPGAMDGLKFYLLPDFGKMAERGIKEAVFAAMGQAFFTLSVGAGSLAIFGSYIGKERSLAGEAVSITALDTFVAVVAGLIIFPACFAFGVNPGQGPGLVFVTLPNVFREMAGGRLWGTLFFLFMTFAALSTIIAVFQNIIQYGRDLWGWSLKKSVAINGVLLILLGIPCVLGMTDWAGFTIGGKNIMDMEDFLVSNNLLPLGSLVYLLFCVTRYGWGWDNFIKEANAGKGLKVPENRGVRFYLTFVLPVIVLFIFIQGYASMIFG
- a CDS encoding diacylglycerol/lipid kinase family protein: MKRLLFIYNPHAGKELLKPKLSDIIDIFVKAGYEVVAYPTQSYRDAYRKVSEYDSDEYDLVVCSGGDGTIDEVVTGMMQRDKRDPIGYIPTGTTNDFANSLHIPKGLLRAADNAVNGTLFPCDVGKFNDDIFVYIAAFGLFTDVSYQTKQEMKNVLGHLAYVLEGTKRLFNVPSYRIKVTHDGETLEDEFIFGMVTNSRSVGGFRNMIGKQVVFDDGLFEVTLIKTPKNPLALQEIVASLLIEQVDTKHMYSFKTGRITFESLEEIPWTLDGEFGGAHDEVTVENLNRQLRIMVPEEHIRELMSNPELLEDTQDESVKMIE
- a CDS encoding HPr family phosphocarrier protein, with protein sequence MIKKPVTIKKNMAMEDRPVAHLVQEASQVYIEMEDKKINAKSIMGMMSLSLQEGEDITVVAEGKDEKEAVAGVEGFLTTRK
- the whiA gene encoding DNA-binding protein WhiA, yielding MSFSGKIKEELAQHYAKARHCNLAELSALVHMSGSFEKDGYGSCILKLHTENDGVARKCFTLLGKTFNISTDIAIRRNTAKGSCSYYIRAKGEELLAVENVIVQAVCCKRAYIRGAFIASGSMSDPDKSYHFEIVCGTLKQAEYLRNMINSFEMDAKIVKRKKSYVVYLKEGSQIVDVLNIMEAHVALLELENVRIMKEMRNTVNRKVNCETANINKTVSASVRQMEDIIYIRDNIGFDKLPDGLKDVALTRLKYPDATLKELGGLLENPIGKSGVNHRLRKLSEIAEKLREQ
- the rapZ gene encoding RNase adapter RapZ, which encodes MRFVIVTGMSGAGKSTALKMLEDVGYFCVDNLPVPLIPKMADLLRVPGTEINKAAIGVDIRSGQSFSELEKVLGQLDVAGMKYEILYLECVDDVLIKRYKETRRSHPLSGNDAPVREGIEKERERTAFLRKRADYLVDTSNMLTRELKAELNKIFVRNKEYKNLYISVLSFGFKYGIPAEADLVFDVRFLPNPYYIEELRPKSGNDREVRDYVMNNGNASEFMEKLVDMVEFLIPNYIREGKTRLMIGIGCTGGKHRSVTLANELYEALLKNENYGIRIEHRDIGKDAITKAK
- the murB gene encoding UDP-N-acetylmuramate dehydrogenase, whose amino-acid sequence is MNQDFYQELLNIISKEQIQIEEPMRNHTTFRVGGPAEFFVQPKTAEEVQGLVGLCKEREIPYYIVGNGSNLLVSDQGFRGVIIQIFKEMSQIQIEGELVKAQAGALLSAIASKALEAGLAGFEFAAGIPGALGGACVMNAGAYGKEMKDVLREVTVLTPEGEVLAIPDEKLELGYRTSIIAKKGYIVLEAVIRLQKGEKEEIKARMDELKEKRITKQPLEYPSAGSTFKRPEGYFAGKLIQDAGLQGFSVGGAQVSMKHCGFVINKDNATAADVAELMRKVSEQVEEKFGVRLEPEVKRLGEF
- a CDS encoding HlyC/CorC family transporter — translated: MDSSDVTQLIILLILLGLSAFFSSAETALTTVNKIRIRSLAEDGNKRAKTVLKITDDSGKMLSAILIGNNIVNLSAASLTTSLAYSFGGSMVAIASGILTVLILLFGEITPKTMATIHAEKMALIYAPIISIFMKVMTPVIFIINGLSIGVLFLLRVDPNAKNDLMTETELRTIVDVSHEDGVIESDEREMIYNVFDLGDAKAKDVMVPRVHVTFADVNSTYEELLDIFREDKFTRLPIFEDTTDNVVGTINMKDLLLYDNTKEFHIRDILREAYFTYEYKSISELLVEMRQASFNIAIVLDEYGETAGLITLEDILEEIVGEIHDEYDENEEDFVQEVTEREYIIEGSMNLDDLNDRLDLDLNSEEYDSLGGFIIERLDRLPEAGDSIVTEEGIRMVVEKLDKNRIEKVHVYLPEPVMEETHTDD
- a CDS encoding sigma-70 domain-containing protein, translated to MADRLEFKEKLSGILSAAREQGGKIALEDVELYFEEDRLSQEQIDLVCEYLLAQKIAVTGYVPKSGTVKERKEEPASLSNEEQSYIEEYLKDIDQMQGKSLDEARMAYYLPKVVDEALKMHHVEIFVGDMIQEGNISLMMALDECKEGQEDEEAVMEAVRAGMQALLESQTETRRQDKKMVERVSELDETIKGMSEELGRKVSVEEVADRLGITEAEIEDILKLAGEEVKDQE